Below is a window of Rhodoglobus vestalii DNA.
CGCATAACAGGTGGATACCGAAACCCAACAGAAGCATCTCTGGATAACTCTTCAGTTTATGGCGGAGACCAGTCATAGTTATCCACCCACCACCCAATGTGAATCCAGCCCCACTGACCCGCGATGCAGGCGAGCACAAGCAGAATTCGGTAGCGGGGAGACTTAGGCTGGGCAAGTATGCCCGCGAGCGGAAACATCGGCATCAGGAGCCGGAAAGTGCTCGACTGCGGAAAAAATACCGCCAGAATATAGAGCGCGTAACTCACCAACCACAAGCGCAGGTCGACACCCAACCGCCGCGCAGGCCGGGTGAGAAGAAATCCGAAGAAGCCAAGAACCCCGGCAACGATCAGCACCGAAAGCAGCCACTGCGGAACATTCCACCAAGCGGCCCAAAAACCGGCAGCTTGAAACCACGCCGCAAATGGCACCAGTTCGACATGGCCGATGTAGGGCGCACGCCAGGCCAACTCAGTGTCGGTGTAGGCGCTGAGCGACCCCGTTACCGCCGCCGCAATCAACAACCACGCAAACCCCATGACCACGCTAAACACCGTCGCTGAGACTGCCGCAACCGCCTCTCGACGGGGAAACCCATCACGACCGCGAACCCACCAGCGGTAGACAACGTGTAAGCCGAGCGCGAGCGCGAAGGCAAGCCCGCTCGGCCTGGTGAGTGACATCACCGCGATGACGGGAAACAGCATCCAGTAGTGACGCTTCATCAGCCAGTAGAGGGCAAGCATGAGCAGAAACAGCGACATTGATTCGGCGTAGGCGACCTGCAGAATGGCCGAGAGGGGGGCGAAACAAAAAATCACCACTGAGAACAGAGCAGTGCGTGCCGGGAGCACATGATTCATCATCCGGTAAAACACTAGTGCCGCTGCAAGCGCAAACCCCAGCGAGACAATGACGGCCACGACAGCGAAATCGAGTGTCGTCACCGTCATAAAGAAGCGCACGATGGCCGGATAGACGGGCATGAATGCCCACGCATTCTCGGCAACATAACCCGCATCATCCCGAGGCAACTCGGTCGGATACCCAGTGAGCGCAATGATGTAGTACCAGTGGCCGTCCCAGATTTTCGCGAACGAGAAGTAGTCCGGCCGCGGTCCCGTCCAGCTATTGGCCGGCTGAATGGATGCGTACGCCAACAGAATGGATGTCGTGACGACCCGGGAGGCGGCGAAGATCGCGATGACCGCAACCCACCATCGTTCGGGGGCAAGCACCGCCGTTGTTGCCCGGCGCACCGCGGAGGCTAGCGAGCGGTCAGCCACGCCCTCAGCCCCTGCTCGCAGGCCACAATCTCACGCGTGGCCACCCGTTCATCATCAGCGTGGGCGCGCAGCGGGTTTCCGGGCCCATAGTTGACGGCCGGCACACCAAGTTCGGAGAAACGGGCAACGTCTGTCCAGCCATACTTGGGCGCGGGGGTACCACCGACAGCCATAATGAATTCTTGGGCGATCGCTGAATCCAGCCCGGGGCGCGCTCCCCCGGCGAGGTCGGTAACCTCAAAATCGAAGCCAACAAAAATCTCGCTCAGGTGCGCAATTGCCTGCTCGGGACTGCGGTCGGGGGCGAAGCGAAAATTGACCGTGACGATCGCAGCATCAGGAATCACGTTGCCGGCAACCCCACCCGAGATTCCGACAGCATTGAGCCCCTCGCGATATACCAGACCATCCACTTCGTGCTGCTCTGGCTCGTAGGCCGCCAAAATTGCCAGCACCGGCGCTGCTGCGTGGATCGCGTTCTCGCCCATCCAGGCGCGTGCGGAGTGTGCCCGCAGCCCCGTCAACCGAATATCGATGCGTGCAGTGCCGTTACAGCCTCCCTCGATACTGGAGTTGGATGGCTCACCGATGATGGCAAAGTCACCAATCATGAGATCTGGTCGATTGCGGGCCAGCCTGCCAAGACCGTTGAGCTCAGCCTCAACCTCCTCATGGTCATAGAAAATCCAGGTCACGTCGATCATCGGATCGGTCAGTTCCGCGGCCAACTTCAGCGCGATGGCGACCGCACCTTTCATATCAACCGTTCCGCGACCCATCAGGTGTTCTTCACCATCAAAAATTTCGGTGGTCGTGGGCAAATTTTGGTTCACCGGCACCGTATCGAGGTGGCCGGCAATCACAACACGCTGAGGCTTCCCGCCACTGGTGCGGGCGACGACGGCATCGGCGTCACGGATCACCTCAAGATGTCCGAATGCGCGAAGAGCAGTCTCGACGGCATCCGCAATTCGACGCTCATTGCCAGAAACCGACTCGATATCGCACAACTGGCGGGTGAGGTCGGGGCTGGAGGCACCCAAATCGAGCACGGGAACGGTGGGGTCGGTCACAGGCATGCACCCAGTGTAGATAATCTGGAAGCATGACTTCGCGCACAGCATGGGGATACGGACTTGCAACAATCGCCGGCGATGGAACAACACTCGATGTGTGGTTTCCTGCCCCGCACCTGGGATCCATCCCGCAGGGAACTGACCCGCACTACACCCCGGCCGACCTGGAGCAGCACCTGGGTGACGATCCGCGCCGCCGAGTGAGCACCCAATTCGTGACGGTAGAGATCGATCTGGATGCCGCACCACACAACACGGCAGACGCCTACCTACGCCTACACCTGCTCAGTCATCTTCTCGTCGAACCCAACAGCATCAACCTCGACGGTCTCTTCGGCGCCCTCCCGATCGTCGTGTGGACCACGGCCGGAGCGGTGCATCCCGACGACTTTGCCGAACTTCGATTCTCGCTGCAGCGAGCCGGTATCGCTGTCACCGGTGTCGATAAATTCCCGCGGATGCTCGACTATGTGATCCCTGGGCGTGTGCGCATCGCCGACGCCTCTCGCGTGCGCCTCGGCGCCTACCTCTCGCCCGGTACCACGGTGATGCACGAGGGTTTCGTCAACTTCAATGCTGGCACGCTCGGCAGTTCGATGGTGGAGGGGCGCATCTCGCAGGGTGTTGTTGTGGGCGACGGTGCCGATATTGGTGGCGGAGCATCCATCATGGGCACTCTCAGCGGTGGCGGCACCGAGCGCGTATCGATTGGTGCGCGTGCGCTTTTGGGCGCCAACTCGGGCATCGGCATTGCGATCGGCGATGACTCGGTGGTTGAGGCTGGCCTCTATGTGACTGCGGGAACCAAGGTGACCATCATTGATGGTTCGCCAACCCCTCGCACCGTCAAAGCTGTTGAACTCAGTGGTGTGAACGGGTTGTTGTTCCGCCGCAATTCACTCACCGGCGCTGTCGAGGTTTTGCCTCGCAGCGGCAGCGGGGTCGTGCTGAATACCGTGCTGCACGCCTAGCGCTGGGGCCAAGCGCGTGTTTCGGGCCCCGTGTAGAGCTGCTGCGGGCGACCAATCTTAGTATTCGGGTCTTGGTTCATTTCACGCCAGTTCGCGATCCAGCCGGGAAGGCGACCAATGGCGAATAGGACGGTAAACATGCGTGGAGGGAACCCCATCGCCTTGTAAATTACTCCCGTATAGAAGTCGACATTGGGGTACAGCTTGCGCTCAACGAAGTAGTCGTCGGCGAGGGCAACCTCTTCGAGCTCGCGGGCGAGGTCAAGCAGCGGGTCGCTGACGCCGAGGTCAGCAAGAACCTCATCAGCACTCTCTTTCACGAGACGGGCTCGCGGGTCGAAGCTTTTATAGACGCGATGGCCGAAGCCCATCAGACGAACACCGTCTTCTTTGCGCTTCACGCGTTCGACAAACTTTTGAACGCCCTCGCCAGACTGCTGGATTTCACTCAGCATCTTGAGCACCGCTTCGTTCGCGCCACCATGGAGCGGACCGTAGAGGGCGTTGATGCCCGCGGAAATCGAAACGAAGATGTTCGCCTCGGTCGAACCAACAAGACGCACGGTCGAAGTGGATGCATTCTGTTCGTGGTCTTCGTGCAAGATGAGCAGACGCTCAAGCGCCTTGCTCAGAACAGGATTGACCTCATACTCCTCGGCCATGTTGCCGAAGTTTAGTTTCAAAAAATTGTCGACAAAGCTCAGCGAGTTATCGGGGTACAGCAGTGCCTGACCCAGCGACTTCTTATGAGCGTAAGCAGCAATGACGGGCAACTTAGCAAGCAGTCGAATGGTCGAAAGCTCAACCTGCTCAGGGTCGCGCACGTCATGTGAGTCTTCGTAATACGTCGACAGCGCCGACACTGCGCTGGACAGCACCGACATCGGGTGCGCACTGTGTGGCAATGCGTCGAAGAAGCGACGAAGGTCTTCGTGCAGCAGGGTGTGACGACGAATATTCTCATCGAATTCCGCGAGCTGCGAGGCGCTCGGAAGCTCACCATAGATGAGCAACCACGCTACTTCTAGATAGGTGGACTTGGCGGCAACATCTTCGATTGCATAGCCGCGGTAGCGAAGAATGCCACGATCACCATCGATGTAGGTGATCTCGCTGCGAGTCGAGGCGGTATTCACAAAACCCTGGTCGAGTGCCGTGTAACCGGTCTGCTTCATGAAGGTAGAGATATCGATGCTGTTGTGACCATCGACTCCATGGACTATTGGAAATTCGGCACTGCCCCCCGGAAAGTGGAGGGTGGCCATCTCTGAGTCTTGACGGGCATCATTCACTATTACAGCCTACAAGGCTTGAAAGGACAGTGTCACACCCGCCAAGCAAACTCCTTATGCTTTGGAGGTCGACGACAAGGGGTGAGGCAGTTAGTGCACTTAAGCCAGCAATTCGAGCCGAGCTACCGCATCCGCAATCGTGTCATCACTTGCCGTCAGCGCGATGCGCACGTGTCGCGGAGGTGCTTCACCGTAAAAGGAACCCGGGACAACGAGAATGCCTGTCTGAGCGAGATCTCCGACGGTTTGCCAGGAATCCTCGTTCTTAGTTGCCCACAAGTAGAGGCCCGCAACGCTATCGTCAATGTGGAATCCGGCCCGTTCAAGCGCCGGAATCAGTTTGGCTCGCCGCGAACGGTATAGCTCACGCTGGTGAGCCACGTGGGCCTCATCGCTCAACGCCGTGACCATCGCCTCCTGCACTGGCCCGGGAGCGATTAGTCCGGCATGCTTGCGAACCGCCAACAGCTCCGCGATAAGACCGGAGCACCCTGCGACAAACGCGGCGCGATAGCCAGCGAGATTTGACTGTTTGCTCAGCGAGTAAACCGCCAACACCGATGAGCGATCGTTGCCAACCACCTCGGGATCGAGAATTGAGGGTGTGGGGTCAGAGCCGTTCCAGTTCAGTTCGGCATAACACTCATCGGAGGCGATCACTGCGCCCAGTTCCCGGGCACGGGCGACCGCCGCGCCTAACTCGACCACATCGGCAACACGACCATCCGGGTTGCCGGGGCTATTAAGCCATACGAGGGCCGTGTTCTCGGGCCATTCAGCCGGGTTATCTGAGGCGAGTGCCGTGGCCCCGACCAGTGCCGCGCCAATCGCGTAGGTCGGATACGCCACCGATGGGTGCACCACAACATCGTCTTTGCCAAGCCCGAGCAGCATCGGCAGCAGTGCCACCAGTTCTTTGGAACCGATCGTGGGCAGCACATTATCGACCGTCAACCCGGTCACACCACGACGGCGCTCAAACCACTCAACAATTGCCTCGCGCAACTGCGCGGTGCCCATTGTCGTGGGGTAGGCGTGCGCGTCCGTTGCCGCAGCAAGGGTGTCACGAATGATCTGCGGGGTGGGGTCTACCGGCGACCCTACGGAAAGGTCAACGACACCATCAGGATGCGATTGCGCAATTTTTGCGTAGGGAACGAGAGCGTCCCACGGAAAATTGGGCAAAGACAGCGGCGTGCGCGCCATCAGTCTGAAGATCCGCCGCCCTCGGGAAGCGCCGCGACGAGTGGATGATCGATGTCGATAGCCCCCACCTTCGCTGCCCCTCCTGGCGAACTGACTTCGAGGAGGTCAAAGAATTCGACGTTGACCTTGTAGTAATCTGCCCACTTATCGGGCGTGTCATCTTCGTAGTAGATGGCCTCGACGGGGCACACGGGCTCACAGGCACCACAATCCACGCACTCATCGGGGTGGATGTACAGCATGCGGCCGCCCTCGTAGATGCAATCGACGGGGCACTCGTCGACACACGCGCGATCCTTCAGATCGACACAGGGCTGGGCGATGATGTACGTCACGGGTTATCCGCACCTTTCACGGGAGAGTTCAACTCAATGCTATCGCGGCTCACCACCGGAGCCTGACGATTCACCTTTGGCCAGCCAACAACTACGAGAACGATGAGCACCGGGGCAAAAGTCCACACGTACCCTGAGAGGTTGGAGGGGATCAGAACGGTGCCACCAGGCATCGCTGTCGCCAAGAGCGCTGACATCAGCAGCACACCGAGGGAGGCAAATCCGGGGGCAACCCGGGTGTCGTAAATGAGGCGCAATCCCAAGATCAGGGCTGTCGTCAACGCAACAGTGGCGATGATGCCCCAGGGAACTCGCGCACCGGCAATAGTAATAGTGGATTGGTGAACCGCCGTGAGAACGACACCGACCAACGCGCCAACAGCCGTGGCAACAATAGCGAGCACCGCACGCTCGAGCCGGCTGCGCTCACCGATGACCAACTCGCGGCGGCGCACCCGACGCAGATACTCAGCCGGCGTCGAAACGCTCTCTCTCACGGAGGCCCCATCGTTGTACATCTCCCAGGCGCGACGCTTGAAAGCGATCGCCGCCGCCGAAGAAACTGCGACGCCGCGATCAACCTGCACTGAGGATGCCGCATAGAACGGCACGCCCGCAAGCTCGGTAGCCAGAGCCACCGCCTCGTGCGCGAGCCGCGCGTCAGGCTCGTTGATGCTACCGCTGGCGGACGAGGCGTAGCTCACCACGACATCCGGTTTGAGCGCGGAAATGGCGGCCACCAGGTCTGCCGCCAGATCGCGCGCGGTCCGGGTGCCGAACTGGTTTCCGCTGTCTTGCCGCAAAACATGGTGCGCGGTGATGCCGAGAGTTTCGCGCACACTGGCGTCGAGATCGACTGCCTCGGGAGAACTACTGCAGCTGAGTACGATGAGTTCGGTTCCGCGCTGAACCAGGGTTGAGATGGTCGCTCCAAAAACTCTGGCTTCATCTTCGGGGTGTGCGGATACAACAAGTACGCGCTGCGCACGATCTTTCACGGTCGCGCCTCCCGATCTGTTTCTAAGTAGACAGGATAAGCACAGCTGGCCAGATTGTGGCTGCCCAATGGTCTGGATGCCTCGTGCTGTGGCCGCCTAGTTGGCCGCAGGGGCAACCGTGTAGTTCGCCGTGTAGCCATCGGCGGTATTCGCGACAATCACTCCACCCGCCCACTCAGCACTGGTAAAAATCACGGTGCCCTCGCCGCCAGCACCGCTGCCCTGCAACTGAATATCAAAACCGGCCTCTGCCAACTCCGTCTCAATACCCTCAAGCGGCGACTCAGCGCCGGCAAGAATGGTGACGTTATATCCACGGTTTTGGGTGTCACCCACGGCAATAGCAAACTGCACGTCACCCGAAACCAGCGGTACTTCCGTCGGGAAGTCCTCAGGAATCTCGGTGCCGCCCAGATCGATCTGCCCCCCTGTGGCCTGCTCAACCAACCCCTCGATGGGGTTAGCGAAGCAGCCCGACAGCGCAGGGATCATGGCCAGAGCCACAACAATGGCAAGGGATCTACGTAGAAATCTTGGGGGGCTGATCATGACTACTCTCCTGAGGTTACCGGGGTGAGACTATGCGTTTTGCTTCTTGAGTCGCGACGTTTGACGGGCGCGCGCGTTGGCATCGAGCTCTACCTTGCGGATTCGCACGAACTCGGGGGTTACCTCGACGCACTCGTCTTCGCGAGCGAATTCGAGGCACTCTTCCAAGGTCAATCGGCGTGACGGTGTCATACGCTCGAACGAGTCCGAGGTCGACTGGCGCATGTTGGTGAGCTGCTTTTCTTTGGTGATGTTGACATCCATGTCATCGGCGCGTGAGTTCTCGCCAACGACCATGCCTTCGTACACCTCTTGGGTCGGCTCAACGAAGAACGACATCCGTTCCTGCAAAGCAACCATCGCAAAGGGCGTAGCCACTCCCGCGCGGTCAGCAACGATCGAACCGTTTACCCGGGTTACGATCTCGCCGGCCCACTGGTTGTACCCGTGGGAGACGGCGTTGGCGATGCCTGAACCACGCGTGATCGTCAAGAACTCGGTGCGGAAACCGATAAGTCCACGCGAGGGAACAATGAATTCCATCCGAACCCAACCGGTGCCGTGGTTACTCATGCCATCCATGCGGCCCTTGCGAGCAGCCAAGAGCTGAGTGATCGCTCCCAGGTACTCTTCGGGCGCGTCGATGGTGAGGTGCTCGAACGGCTCGTGTACTTTGCCGTCGATCTTTCTGATGACAACCTGCGGTTTGCCGACGGTTAGTTCGAAGCCTTCACGACGCATCTGTTCAACGAGGATCGCCAGCGCAAGCTCTCCACGGCCCTGAACCTCCCACGCGTCGGGACGGCCGATGTCGAGAAGCTTCAGCGAAACGTTACCCACCAGCTCGCGGTCGAGACGATCCTTGACCATACGCGCGGTGAGCTTGTGGCCCTTGACCTTGCCGATGACCGGCGAGGTGTTCGTGCCAATCGTCATCGAGATCGCGGGGTCGTCAACCGTGATGGTCGGCAGCGGACGAACATCGTCAGGATCACACAGTGTCTCGCCAATGAAGATGTCTTCAAATCCGGCAACGGCAACGATGTCACCGGGCCCGGCGCTTTCGGCTGGGTAACGGTCAAGTGCCTTCGTCATCAGCAGCTCGGTCACCCGCACGTTCGCAACGCTTCCGTCGTGTTTGACCCAGGCGACAGTTTGGCCCTTCTTGATCGTTCCGTTGAAAACCCGCAGTAGCGCGAGGCGACCGAGGAACGGCGAAGAGTCGAGGTTGGTGACCCACGCCTGAAGGGGATGTGCGTCATCGTACGACGGCGCGGGAACGTGCTTGAGGATGGCATCGAACAGTGGCTCGAGGTCACCGTTGTCGGGCAGGGTGCCGTTCTCCGGTTTGTTCCAGCTCGCGGCACCATTGCGGCCCGAGGCGTAAACAACGGGGACGTCAAGGATGGCATCCAGGTCGAGATCGGGAACGTCGTCCGCCATGTCGCTGGCGAGACCCAACAGCAGGTCTTGGCTCTCGACAACAACCTCATCGATGCGGGCATCCGGCCGGTCGGTCTTGTTGACCAACAGAATGACAGGAAGCTTGGCCTCGAGTGCCTTACGGAGCACGAAGCGGGTCTGCGGCAGCGGACCCTCACTGGCGTCAACAAGCAGAACGACACCGTCTACCATGCTGAGTCCGCGCTCAACCTCGCCACCGAAGTCGGCGTGGCCGGGGGTGTCAATCACATTGATCGTGATGGGTCCCTCAGTGGCGTACTTACCGTTGTAGGAGATCGCGGTGTTCTTCGCGAGAATCGTGATGCCCTTTTCGCGCTCAAGCTCGTTCGAGTCCATTGCGCGTTCTTCGAGGTGCGCGTGCGCTTCAAACGAGTTCGTCTGGCGAAGCATCGCATCAACGAGGGTGGTCTTTCCGTGGTCAACGTGGGCAACGATTGCAACGTT
It encodes the following:
- a CDS encoding mannosyltransferase family protein, whose amino-acid sequence is MADRSLASAVRRATTAVLAPERWWVAVIAIFAASRVVTTSILLAYASIQPANSWTGPRPDYFSFAKIWDGHWYYIIALTGYPTELPRDDAGYVAENAWAFMPVYPAIVRFFMTVTTLDFAVVAVIVSLGFALAAALVFYRMMNHVLPARTALFSVVIFCFAPLSAILQVAYAESMSLFLLMLALYWLMKRHYWMLFPVIAVMSLTRPSGLAFALALGLHVVYRWWVRGRDGFPRREAVAAVSATVFSVVMGFAWLLIAAAVTGSLSAYTDTELAWRAPYIGHVELVPFAAWFQAAGFWAAWWNVPQWLLSVLIVAGVLGFFGFLLTRPARRLGVDLRLWLVSYALYILAVFFPQSSTFRLLMPMFPLAGILAQPKSPRYRILLVLACIAGQWGWIHIGWWVDNYDWSPP
- the dapE gene encoding succinyl-diaminopimelate desuccinylase codes for the protein MPVTDPTVPVLDLGASSPDLTRQLCDIESVSGNERRIADAVETALRAFGHLEVIRDADAVVARTSGGKPQRVVIAGHLDTVPVNQNLPTTTEIFDGEEHLMGRGTVDMKGAVAIALKLAAELTDPMIDVTWIFYDHEEVEAELNGLGRLARNRPDLMIGDFAIIGEPSNSSIEGGCNGTARIDIRLTGLRAHSARAWMGENAIHAAAPVLAILAAYEPEQHEVDGLVYREGLNAVGISGGVAGNVIPDAAIVTVNFRFAPDRSPEQAIAHLSEIFVGFDFEVTDLAGGARPGLDSAIAQEFIMAVGGTPAPKYGWTDVARFSELGVPAVNYGPGNPLRAHADDERVATREIVACEQGLRAWLTAR
- the dapD gene encoding 2,3,4,5-tetrahydropyridine-2,6-dicarboxylate N-succinyltransferase, with the protein product MTSRTAWGYGLATIAGDGTTLDVWFPAPHLGSIPQGTDPHYTPADLEQHLGDDPRRRVSTQFVTVEIDLDAAPHNTADAYLRLHLLSHLLVEPNSINLDGLFGALPIVVWTTAGAVHPDDFAELRFSLQRAGIAVTGVDKFPRMLDYVIPGRVRIADASRVRLGAYLSPGTTVMHEGFVNFNAGTLGSSMVEGRISQGVVVGDGADIGGGASIMGTLSGGGTERVSIGARALLGANSGIGIAIGDDSVVEAGLYVTAGTKVTIIDGSPTPRTVKAVELSGVNGLLFRRNSLTGAVEVLPRSGSGVVLNTVLHA
- a CDS encoding citrate synthase, which translates into the protein MATLHFPGGSAEFPIVHGVDGHNSIDISTFMKQTGYTALDQGFVNTASTRSEITYIDGDRGILRYRGYAIEDVAAKSTYLEVAWLLIYGELPSASQLAEFDENIRRHTLLHEDLRRFFDALPHSAHPMSVLSSAVSALSTYYEDSHDVRDPEQVELSTIRLLAKLPVIAAYAHKKSLGQALLYPDNSLSFVDNFLKLNFGNMAEEYEVNPVLSKALERLLILHEDHEQNASTSTVRLVGSTEANIFVSISAGINALYGPLHGGANEAVLKMLSEIQQSGEGVQKFVERVKRKEDGVRLMGFGHRVYKSFDPRARLVKESADEVLADLGVSDPLLDLARELEEVALADDYFVERKLYPNVDFYTGVIYKAMGFPPRMFTVLFAIGRLPGWIANWREMNQDPNTKIGRPQQLYTGPETRAWPQR
- the dapC gene encoding succinyldiaminopimelate transaminase: MARTPLSLPNFPWDALVPYAKIAQSHPDGVVDLSVGSPVDPTPQIIRDTLAAATDAHAYPTTMGTAQLREAIVEWFERRRGVTGLTVDNVLPTIGSKELVALLPMLLGLGKDDVVVHPSVAYPTYAIGAALVGATALASDNPAEWPENTALVWLNSPGNPDGRVADVVELGAAVARARELGAVIASDECYAELNWNGSDPTPSILDPEVVGNDRSSVLAVYSLSKQSNLAGYRAAFVAGCSGLIAELLAVRKHAGLIAPGPVQEAMVTALSDEAHVAHQRELYRSRRAKLIPALERAGFHIDDSVAGLYLWATKNEDSWQTVGDLAQTGILVVPGSFYGEAPPRHVRIALTASDDTIADAVARLELLA
- the fdxA gene encoding ferredoxin; amino-acid sequence: MTYIIAQPCVDLKDRACVDECPVDCIYEGGRMLYIHPDECVDCGACEPVCPVEAIYYEDDTPDKWADYYKVNVEFFDLLEVSSPGGAAKVGAIDIDHPLVAALPEGGGSSD
- a CDS encoding PIG-L deacetylase family protein gives rise to the protein MKDRAQRVLVVSAHPEDEARVFGATISTLVQRGTELIVLSCSSSPEAVDLDASVRETLGITAHHVLRQDSGNQFGTRTARDLAADLVAAISALKPDVVVSYASSASGSINEPDARLAHEAVALATELAGVPFYAASSVQVDRGVAVSSAAAIAFKRRAWEMYNDGASVRESVSTPAEYLRRVRRRELVIGERSRLERAVLAIVATAVGALVGVVLTAVHQSTITIAGARVPWGIIATVALTTALILGLRLIYDTRVAPGFASLGVLLMSALLATAMPGGTVLIPSNLSGYVWTFAPVLIVLVVVGWPKVNRQAPVVSRDSIELNSPVKGADNP
- the typA gene encoding translational GTPase TypA, whose protein sequence is MAMATRSDLRNVAIVAHVDHGKTTLVDAMLRQTNSFEAHAHLEERAMDSNELEREKGITILAKNTAISYNGKYATEGPITINVIDTPGHADFGGEVERGLSMVDGVVLLVDASEGPLPQTRFVLRKALEAKLPVILLVNKTDRPDARIDEVVVESQDLLLGLASDMADDVPDLDLDAILDVPVVYASGRNGAASWNKPENGTLPDNGDLEPLFDAILKHVPAPSYDDAHPLQAWVTNLDSSPFLGRLALLRVFNGTIKKGQTVAWVKHDGSVANVRVTELLMTKALDRYPAESAGPGDIVAVAGFEDIFIGETLCDPDDVRPLPTITVDDPAISMTIGTNTSPVIGKVKGHKLTARMVKDRLDRELVGNVSLKLLDIGRPDAWEVQGRGELALAILVEQMRREGFELTVGKPQVVIRKIDGKVHEPFEHLTIDAPEEYLGAITQLLAARKGRMDGMSNHGTGWVRMEFIVPSRGLIGFRTEFLTITRGSGIANAVSHGYNQWAGEIVTRVNGSIVADRAGVATPFAMVALQERMSFFVEPTQEVYEGMVVGENSRADDMDVNITKEKQLTNMRQSTSDSFERMTPSRRLTLEECLEFAREDECVEVTPEFVRIRKVELDANARARQTSRLKKQNA